In Gigantopelta aegis isolate Gae_Host chromosome 14, Gae_host_genome, whole genome shotgun sequence, the following proteins share a genomic window:
- the LOC121388230 gene encoding tubulin beta chain-like isoform X1 — protein MREIVHLQAGQCGNQIGSKFWEVISEEHGIDPTGTYHGDSDLQLERIDVYYTEAQGGKYVPRAILVDLEPGTMDGVRSGPFGKLFRPDNFVFGQSGAGNNWAKGHYTEGAELVDSIMDVVRKESESCDCLQGFQLAHSLGGGTGSGLGTLLISKIREEYPDRIMQTFSVVPSPKVSDTVVEPYNATLSVHQLVENTDATYCIDNEALYDICFRTLKLTTPTYGDLNHLVSVTMSGITTCFRFPGQLNADLRKLAVNMVPFPRLHFFMPGFAPLTSRGSQQYSALTVPELTQQMFDAKNMMAACDPRHGRYLTVAAIFRGRMSMKEVDEQMLNIQNKNSSYFVEWIPNNVKTAVCDIPPRGLKMCATFIGNSTAIQELFKRISEQFTAMFRRKAFLHWYTGEGMDEMEFTEAESNMNDLVSEYQQYQEATADEGEYEEDEEEEGDEPIAQ, from the exons ttttggGAAGTTATTTCTGAGGAACATGGCATTGATCCAACAGGAACATACCACGGTGATTCAGACCTTCAACTTGAGAGAATTGATGTTTACTATACAGAGGCCCAGG GTGGGAAGTATGTCCCTAGGGCTATCCTTGTTGACCTGGAACCTGGCACCATGGACGGGGTGAGATCTGGACCCTTTGGAAAATTATTCCGACCCGACAACTTCGTGTTTGGCCAGTCCGGCGCCGGAAACAACTGGGCTAAGGGTCACTACACAGAGGGCGCTGAGCTTGTGGATTCCATCATGGACGTGGTCCGGAAGGAGTCCGAGAGTTGCGACTGTCTCCAGGGTTTCCAGCTTGCGCACTCGCTCGGAGGTGGAACGGGATCGGGATTAGGAACGCTGCTCATCAGCAAAATAAGGGAGGAATACCCAGACAGAATCATGCAGACCTTTTCTGTTGTTCCATCGCCAAAG gTATCGGACACAGTGGTTGAGCCATACAATGCTACCCTCTCAGTCCATCAGCTGGTTGAGAACACAGACGCGACATACTGTATCGACAACGAGGCTCTGTACGACATCTGCTTCCGTACCCTGAAACTGACTACCCCAACCTATGGTGACTTGAACCATCTAGTGTCTGTTACCATGTCCGGAATCACAACCTGTTTCAGATTTCCTGGTCAATTGAACGCTGATCTTCGCAAACTGGCGGTCAACATGGTTCCATTCCCACGTCTCCACTTCTTCATGCCAGGCTTTGCTCCACTCACCTCCCGTGGAAGCCAGCAGTACAGCGCCCTGACAGTCCCTGAGCTCACCCAGCAGATGTTTGATGCCAAGAACATGATGGCTGCCTGCGATCCACGTCACGGTCGATACCTCACTGTTGCCGCCATCTTCCGTGGCCGCATGTCCATGAAGGAGGTAGATGAGCAGATGTTGAACATACAGAACAAGAACAGCAGCTACTTCGTCGAATGGATCCCCAACAACGTGAAGACAGCTGTCTGCGACATTCCACCACGTGGACTCAAGATGTGTGCAACCTTCATCGGCAACAGCACCGCCATCCAGGAGCTCTTCAAGCGAATCTCCGAGCAGTTCACCGCCATGTTCAGGAGAAAGGCTTTCCTCCACTGGTACACTGGTGAGGGTATGGATGAGATGGAGTTCACTGAGGCAGAGTCCAACATGAATGACTTGGTCTCTGAGTACCAGCAATACCAGGAGGCTACTGCTGATGAGGGGGAGTATGAGGAGGACGAAGAGGAAGAAGGGGATGAACCAATTGCTCAGTGA
- the LOC121388230 gene encoding tubulin beta chain-like isoform X2, producing MDGVRSGPFGKLFRPDNFVFGQSGAGNNWAKGHYTEGAELVDSIMDVVRKESESCDCLQGFQLAHSLGGGTGSGLGTLLISKIREEYPDRIMQTFSVVPSPKVSDTVVEPYNATLSVHQLVENTDATYCIDNEALYDICFRTLKLTTPTYGDLNHLVSVTMSGITTCFRFPGQLNADLRKLAVNMVPFPRLHFFMPGFAPLTSRGSQQYSALTVPELTQQMFDAKNMMAACDPRHGRYLTVAAIFRGRMSMKEVDEQMLNIQNKNSSYFVEWIPNNVKTAVCDIPPRGLKMCATFIGNSTAIQELFKRISEQFTAMFRRKAFLHWYTGEGMDEMEFTEAESNMNDLVSEYQQYQEATADEGEYEEDEEEEGDEPIAQ from the exons ATGGACGGGGTGAGATCTGGACCCTTTGGAAAATTATTCCGACCCGACAACTTCGTGTTTGGCCAGTCCGGCGCCGGAAACAACTGGGCTAAGGGTCACTACACAGAGGGCGCTGAGCTTGTGGATTCCATCATGGACGTGGTCCGGAAGGAGTCCGAGAGTTGCGACTGTCTCCAGGGTTTCCAGCTTGCGCACTCGCTCGGAGGTGGAACGGGATCGGGATTAGGAACGCTGCTCATCAGCAAAATAAGGGAGGAATACCCAGACAGAATCATGCAGACCTTTTCTGTTGTTCCATCGCCAAAG gTATCGGACACAGTGGTTGAGCCATACAATGCTACCCTCTCAGTCCATCAGCTGGTTGAGAACACAGACGCGACATACTGTATCGACAACGAGGCTCTGTACGACATCTGCTTCCGTACCCTGAAACTGACTACCCCAACCTATGGTGACTTGAACCATCTAGTGTCTGTTACCATGTCCGGAATCACAACCTGTTTCAGATTTCCTGGTCAATTGAACGCTGATCTTCGCAAACTGGCGGTCAACATGGTTCCATTCCCACGTCTCCACTTCTTCATGCCAGGCTTTGCTCCACTCACCTCCCGTGGAAGCCAGCAGTACAGCGCCCTGACAGTCCCTGAGCTCACCCAGCAGATGTTTGATGCCAAGAACATGATGGCTGCCTGCGATCCACGTCACGGTCGATACCTCACTGTTGCCGCCATCTTCCGTGGCCGCATGTCCATGAAGGAGGTAGATGAGCAGATGTTGAACATACAGAACAAGAACAGCAGCTACTTCGTCGAATGGATCCCCAACAACGTGAAGACAGCTGTCTGCGACATTCCACCACGTGGACTCAAGATGTGTGCAACCTTCATCGGCAACAGCACCGCCATCCAGGAGCTCTTCAAGCGAATCTCCGAGCAGTTCACCGCCATGTTCAGGAGAAAGGCTTTCCTCCACTGGTACACTGGTGAGGGTATGGATGAGATGGAGTTCACTGAGGCAGAGTCCAACATGAATGACTTGGTCTCTGAGTACCAGCAATACCAGGAGGCTACTGCTGATGAGGGGGAGTATGAGGAGGACGAAGAGGAAGAAGGGGATGAACCAATTGCTCAGTGA